One genomic segment of Chloroflexota bacterium includes these proteins:
- a CDS encoding ABC transporter ATP-binding protein, translating to MSLLQVEDLVTKYGEIPALRGVSFEVKEGEIVALIGANGAGKSTTLMTISGALKPSSGRIIFDGKEIQGMPSHEIVNLGIMQCPEGRRLFTTMSVEENLLLGYYSRRNEGNPTEAMRRVFKLFPVLEERLHQSSGTLSGGERQMLAIGRALMAKPRLLMLDEPSLGLAPKLVEAVLDTVKQIRDEGVTILLVEQNARAALSMADRAYTLEVGQITLEGTGQELLRDERVLKAYLGGK from the coding sequence ATGAGCTTGCTGCAAGTTGAAGATCTGGTAACGAAATACGGTGAGATCCCCGCCCTGAGGGGGGTTTCCTTCGAGGTGAAAGAAGGCGAGATCGTGGCCCTGATTGGTGCGAACGGGGCGGGGAAATCCACCACCCTGATGACCATCTCTGGGGCATTGAAGCCATCCAGCGGGAGGATCATCTTTGATGGGAAAGAGATCCAAGGAATGCCCTCGCATGAGATCGTAAATCTGGGGATTATGCAGTGCCCGGAAGGAAGGAGATTGTTCACCACCATGTCTGTGGAGGAAAACCTCCTCTTGGGCTACTACAGTCGTCGTAACGAGGGCAATCCCACCGAAGCAATGCGCAGGGTCTTCAAATTATTCCCTGTCTTGGAGGAACGTCTTCACCAATCCAGTGGCACCCTGAGCGGAGGGGAACGACAGATGCTGGCCATAGGTCGGGCGCTAATGGCCAAGCCCCGACTCCTGATGCTAGATGAGCCTTCTCTAGGGTTGGCGCCCAAATTGGTAGAAGCGGTTCTGGATACCGTCAAACAAATTCGTGACGAGGGCGTCACGATCCTGCTGGTGGAGCAGAATGCCCGTGCAGCCCTGTCTATGGCCGATCGGGCCTACACCCTGGAAGTCGGGCAGATCACATTAGAAGGAACAGGACAGGAACTCCTCCGAGATGAAAGGGTGCTGAAGGCATACCTCGGCGGAAAATAG